One Natronomonas moolapensis 8.8.11 genomic region harbors:
- a CDS encoding ArsR/SmtB family transcription factor, with protein sequence MSVQDLLPEQLPDDRTSERRTIDVVEDGTALEVLATEAAREILMTLQESPKAASEIAAETGSSIQNVCYHLDRLQRAGLIEVAGTRHSSKAKEMDIYVPTSESIVVRFGTDQFAET encoded by the coding sequence ATGTCGGTACAGGACCTGCTACCGGAACAGCTCCCGGACGATCGCACCTCCGAACGACGGACCATCGACGTCGTCGAAGACGGCACGGCGTTGGAGGTACTCGCTACCGAGGCCGCCCGCGAGATACTCATGACTCTCCAGGAATCGCCGAAGGCCGCGTCGGAAATCGCCGCCGAGACCGGAAGCTCCATTCAGAACGTCTGTTATCACCTCGATCGCCTCCAGCGAGCAGGGCTGATCGAGGTCGCCGGGACGCGTCACTCCTCGAAGGCCAAGGAGATGGATATCTACGTCCCGACGAGCGAATCGATAGTCGTCCGGTTCGGGACCGATCAGTTCGCCGAGACGTGA
- a CDS encoding thiolase C-terminal domain-containing protein, whose product MTRANLIAVGASPLGETNLPGRDLFSKALAEAFEGLPDPADVVEGLYVGAQSERYENQIMQGTLMAEWAGLRNVPAERVEACAAAGALALKNAVRDVRAGVHDAVLACGVEKMTAGGTEGATNALGAAFERALEQRSGITAPATYALLARRYLHETDATERDFGRIAVKNHRNAAANPRAMFQQAVDIETVMDAPAVAPPLKLYDCAPVTDGAAAVVVANDEVAAELRSRPDTVHVAGVGSAANNLAVAERDLTFVEGANVAASTAYGDAGVDAADIDVAEVHDAFTVCEALLAEAAEFAPEGRGIETVEDPTDRSAGWTDVRINTSGGLKARGHPIGATGLLQAVEAYEQLTGRAGDRQVADADTALLINEGGVADAHTVAHVLTATDRGA is encoded by the coding sequence ATGACTAGAGCCAACCTCATCGCGGTCGGGGCCTCCCCGCTGGGCGAGACGAACCTGCCCGGCCGCGACCTGTTCTCGAAGGCGCTGGCCGAGGCGTTCGAGGGACTCCCCGACCCGGCCGACGTGGTCGAGGGGCTGTACGTCGGCGCACAGTCCGAGCGCTACGAGAATCAGATCATGCAGGGAACGCTCATGGCCGAGTGGGCCGGCCTGCGGAACGTCCCCGCAGAGCGCGTCGAAGCGTGTGCGGCCGCCGGCGCGCTCGCGCTCAAGAACGCAGTCCGGGACGTTCGGGCGGGCGTCCACGACGCGGTGCTGGCCTGTGGCGTAGAAAAGATGACCGCCGGCGGGACCGAAGGGGCCACGAACGCTCTCGGTGCTGCCTTCGAGCGGGCCTTAGAACAGCGCTCCGGGATCACCGCGCCCGCCACGTACGCCCTGCTTGCGCGACGGTACCTCCACGAGACCGACGCGACCGAACGGGACTTCGGGAGGATCGCGGTGAAGAACCACCGGAATGCGGCGGCCAACCCACGGGCGATGTTCCAGCAGGCGGTCGACATCGAGACGGTCATGGACGCTCCTGCCGTCGCGCCGCCGCTCAAACTGTACGACTGTGCCCCCGTCACCGACGGTGCCGCAGCGGTCGTCGTCGCGAACGACGAGGTGGCGGCCGAGCTGCGGAGTCGCCCCGACACCGTCCACGTAGCCGGCGTCGGCTCGGCGGCCAACAACCTCGCCGTCGCGGAGCGCGACCTGACGTTCGTCGAGGGGGCGAACGTCGCTGCCTCGACCGCCTACGGGGACGCCGGCGTGGACGCCGCGGATATCGACGTCGCGGAAGTCCACGACGCCTTCACCGTCTGCGAGGCACTGCTGGCCGAGGCTGCCGAGTTCGCCCCCGAAGGTCGCGGAATCGAGACCGTCGAAGACCCCACAGACCGGTCGGCGGGCTGGACTGACGTCCGGATCAACACCAGCGGCGGGCTGAAGGCCCGCGGCCACCCGATCGGGGCGACCGGGCTGTTGCAGGCGGTCGAAGCCTACGAACAGCTCACCGGGCGGGCCGGAGACCGGCAGGTGGCCGACGCCGACACCGCACTGTTGATCAACGAGGGGGGCGTCGCTGACGCCCACACCGTGGCCCACGTCCTGACTGCGACCGACCGAGGAGCGTGA
- a CDS encoding Zn-ribbon domain-containing OB-fold protein — MTDTDSTTTGPLVPDDITADSPFTLPGFFDALAEGRLVAARCTECDTHMLPPRPACYGCGSRAVTLSEQPRTGEVVSYTSVNRPPSAFDHLAPITVSVVELDSSARLTGRVVASLEDVAIGDRVELRVREPETVGVDPDFGLSYEAEWPMHVFELL; from the coding sequence ATGACAGACACCGACTCCACGACAACTGGACCGCTCGTACCGGACGACATCACCGCCGACTCGCCGTTCACCCTCCCGGGGTTCTTCGACGCTCTGGCCGAGGGCCGGTTGGTAGCCGCCCGCTGTACGGAGTGTGATACGCACATGCTGCCACCCCGCCCCGCCTGCTACGGGTGTGGCAGCCGGGCGGTCACGCTGTCGGAACAGCCCCGGACTGGCGAGGTGGTCTCGTACACGTCGGTCAACCGACCGCCATCCGCGTTCGACCACTTGGCGCCGATCACCGTCTCGGTTGTCGAACTCGACTCGTCGGCCCGGCTTACCGGTCGCGTCGTCGCTTCGCTCGAGGACGTCGCCATCGGGGACCGCGTCGAACTCCGGGTCCGCGAGCCCGAAACCGTCGGCGTCGATCCGGACTTCGGGTTGTCCTACGAGGCGGAGTGGCCGATGCACGTCTTCGAACTGCTCTGA
- a CDS encoding AMP-binding protein, which yields MTKDTEALRDEVVHDPSEAFVESTNVAAFMREYDIDDYDELIERTTTDTGVDASGLEWFWGELPEYLGIEFYQGYDAVRDDADGPQFTTWYPGAELNVAHNTVDRHGAPDAEARNSVACIWEGEDGEVRELTYHELRRRSNQVANYLESVGIDTGDTVGLYMPMVPEVIPILYGCFKAGAIAVPIFSGFGVDATAIRIEDSRCSVLFTGDGFYRRGSEITLKDAADDAIEEAGHVEHTVVFDRLGASDDDAEIEIPFDGDRDEWFHDAVGTQDDDYGTKSLPADQECMLLYSSGTTGKPKGIVHTHAGAQLQPAKELHFGFDLKPADRFFWVSDIGWMMGPWTLVGTHTFGGTMVMYEGAPDHPQPDRFWELIDRHGVTQFGISPTAIRALRKHGDEWVEGYDLSSLRLLGSTGEPWDPESWLWFYEHVGGGDTPIINISGGTEIFGCFLMPMPTRPLKPCTLGGPGLGMDIDIVDGTGESIREAHERGYLVARDSNPAMTKSLWGGDDRYLHEYWSTFEDPPMWNHGDWAQKDTEGFWFLHGRADDALNVAGRKVGPAEVEGAAMEHDDVNQAAAVGVPDETTGTAVVLYVIVEEGAEETEASREAIRELVGEEQGKPFRPREVLFVDEFPKTQSGKIIRRAVEAAYTGEALGDMSSIENPDSLEELEEPR from the coding sequence ATGACAAAAGACACCGAGGCCCTCCGCGACGAGGTCGTTCACGACCCCTCGGAGGCGTTCGTCGAATCGACCAACGTCGCCGCGTTCATGCGCGAGTACGACATCGACGACTACGACGAGCTCATCGAGCGCACCACCACCGACACGGGCGTCGACGCCTCGGGTCTGGAGTGGTTCTGGGGCGAACTCCCCGAGTACCTCGGGATCGAGTTCTACCAGGGGTACGACGCCGTCCGCGACGACGCCGACGGCCCCCAGTTCACGACGTGGTACCCCGGTGCCGAATTGAACGTCGCCCACAACACCGTCGACCGACACGGCGCACCCGACGCCGAGGCCCGCAACAGCGTCGCCTGCATCTGGGAGGGCGAGGACGGCGAGGTTCGAGAGCTCACCTACCACGAACTCCGGCGGCGGAGCAACCAAGTCGCGAACTACCTCGAATCGGTCGGGATCGACACCGGCGACACGGTCGGGCTCTACATGCCGATGGTTCCCGAGGTCATCCCCATCCTCTATGGGTGTTTCAAAGCCGGTGCCATCGCCGTGCCCATCTTCTCCGGCTTCGGCGTTGACGCCACCGCCATCCGGATCGAGGACTCTCGGTGTTCCGTCCTCTTTACCGGCGACGGCTTCTACCGCCGCGGGTCCGAGATCACCCTCAAGGACGCCGCGGACGACGCCATCGAGGAAGCCGGCCACGTCGAACACACCGTCGTCTTCGATCGCCTCGGCGCCAGCGACGACGACGCCGAGATCGAGATTCCCTTCGACGGCGACCGCGACGAGTGGTTCCACGACGCCGTCGGTACGCAGGATGACGACTACGGCACCAAATCGCTCCCCGCAGACCAGGAGTGTATGCTCCTGTACTCCTCCGGGACGACGGGCAAGCCGAAGGGCATCGTTCACACCCACGCCGGCGCGCAGCTACAGCCGGCCAAGGAGCTCCACTTCGGCTTCGATCTCAAGCCCGCCGACCGGTTCTTCTGGGTCAGCGACATCGGCTGGATGATGGGACCGTGGACGCTCGTCGGCACCCACACCTTCGGCGGCACGATGGTGATGTACGAGGGCGCGCCCGACCACCCCCAGCCGGACCGCTTCTGGGAGCTGATCGACCGCCACGGCGTCACGCAGTTCGGCATCTCGCCGACCGCCATCCGGGCACTCCGAAAACACGGCGACGAATGGGTCGAGGGCTACGACCTCTCCTCGCTTCGGCTGTTGGGCTCGACGGGCGAACCCTGGGACCCCGAGTCGTGGCTGTGGTTCTACGAGCACGTCGGCGGCGGCGATACCCCGATCATCAACATCTCCGGCGGCACCGAGATATTCGGCTGTTTCCTCATGCCGATGCCGACCCGGCCGCTGAAACCCTGTACGCTCGGCGGCCCCGGCCTGGGCATGGACATCGACATCGTCGACGGGACCGGCGAGTCGATCAGGGAGGCCCACGAGCGCGGCTACCTCGTGGCTCGGGATTCGAACCCCGCGATGACGAAGTCGCTGTGGGGCGGCGACGACCGGTATCTCCACGAGTACTGGTCGACGTTCGAGGACCCACCGATGTGGAATCACGGCGACTGGGCCCAGAAGGACACGGAGGGCTTTTGGTTCCTCCACGGGCGGGCGGACGACGCGTTGAACGTGGCGGGCCGGAAAGTCGGGCCCGCCGAGGTCGAGGGCGCGGCGATGGAGCACGACGACGTCAACCAGGCGGCGGCCGTCGGCGTGCCCGACGAGACGACCGGGACGGCAGTGGTGTTGTACGTGATCGTCGAGGAGGGCGCCGAGGAGACGGAGGCCTCGCGGGAGGCGATCCGCGAGCTGGTCGGCGAGGAGCAGGGCAAGCCCTTCCGGCCGCGGGAAGTGCTGTTCGTCGACGAGTTCCCGAAGACACAGTCGGGCAAGATCATCCGGCGGGCGGTCGAGGCGGCCTACACCGGCGAGGCGCTCGGCGACATGAGTAGCATCGAAAACCCCGACTCGCTCGAGGAACTCGAGGAGCCGCGGTAG
- a CDS encoding NAD(P)-binding protein: MRKDIIVVGAGRVGRRVVESLDSDRQRIAVVEPNADTCQQLSTKHKRVIQGDGTAPETMDRAGLADADVVAALTDDTEINLAVCEMAREHAPDARTVLRIARDGERDYGYRSFVDSTVYPAAAGASVAVEQITSE; this comes from the coding sequence ATGCGAAAGGACATCATCGTCGTCGGTGCGGGACGCGTCGGCCGTCGCGTCGTCGAGTCGCTCGACTCGGACCGCCAGCGGATTGCGGTCGTCGAACCGAACGCCGACACGTGTCAACAGCTGTCGACGAAGCACAAACGGGTGATTCAAGGGGACGGAACTGCCCCCGAAACGATGGACCGCGCGGGGCTGGCCGACGCCGATGTCGTTGCCGCCCTCACTGACGACACGGAAATCAACCTCGCGGTCTGCGAGATGGCGCGGGAGCACGCGCCGGACGCGCGGACGGTCCTCCGGATCGCTCGCGACGGCGAACGGGACTACGGCTACCGCTCCTTCGTAGACAGCACCGTCTATCCGGCGGCAGCGGGCGCGTCGGTCGCCGTCGAACAGATCACCTCGGAGTGA
- a CDS encoding amidohydrolase family protein: protein MPDADPNAGTPFAPAIDAHVHVFPERLAEAVQRALTTAAGWEFPHRPIREATEATLADAGVERYVALPYVHEPGGARSLNAWLAEQAGDSERLLPFATVHPDDEDVGGIVRDAFEAGARGLKFHCPVQECAPADPRIEPALEAAAEYDRPITYHGGTAPMYTEDPHVGAAAFAEVVDSYPDVRVNCAHMGTYQVSAFLAMAREHDNVYLDTTFAMSTEAGRTMEFDPSTIGDEVLIELSESIMFGSDLPNIPYPYRAERAELLGRDLPTETYRDVFYRTAEAFLGVA from the coding sequence ATGCCGGACGCCGATCCGAACGCGGGGACGCCGTTCGCGCCGGCCATCGACGCCCACGTCCACGTCTTTCCCGAACGGCTCGCCGAGGCCGTCCAACGCGCGCTGACCACAGCGGCCGGCTGGGAGTTTCCCCACCGGCCGATCCGCGAGGCGACGGAGGCGACGCTCGCCGACGCCGGCGTCGAGCGGTACGTCGCGCTACCGTACGTCCACGAACCGGGGGGCGCACGCTCGCTCAACGCCTGGCTCGCCGAGCAGGCCGGGGACTCGGAACGGCTGCTTCCGTTCGCGACCGTCCATCCCGACGACGAGGACGTCGGCGGCATCGTCCGCGACGCCTTCGAGGCGGGCGCGCGCGGGTTGAAGTTCCACTGCCCGGTCCAAGAGTGTGCGCCCGCCGACCCCCGGATCGAGCCGGCCCTCGAGGCCGCCGCCGAGTACGATCGACCGATCACCTACCACGGCGGGACCGCCCCGATGTACACCGAAGACCCCCACGTCGGCGCAGCGGCGTTTGCGGAAGTGGTCGACTCCTACCCCGACGTTCGGGTCAACTGCGCCCACATGGGCACCTACCAGGTGTCGGCGTTCCTCGCGATGGCCCGCGAACACGACAACGTCTACTTGGACACGACGTTCGCGATGTCGACGGAGGCCGGACGGACGATGGAGTTCGACCCGTCGACGATCGGCGACGAGGTCCTCATAGAACTCTCGGAGTCGATTATGTTCGGGAGCGACCTGCCGAACATCCCCTACCCGTATCGCGCCGAGCGTGCCGAACTGCTCGGTCGGGACCTGCCGACGGAGACGTACCGGGACGTCTTTTACCGGACGGCAGAGGCGTTTCTCGGCGTGGCATGA
- a CDS encoding universal stress protein: MYTIVAGIDTDTDRAKRIANEIAGLPIDGVRAVLAHSFGRNPEGASIDQVGAARRARELLEADDVEVLFEERSGDAASGIISVADEYDADLVCVAGRERSPAGKAVFGSVTQEVILNTHRPVLVCGN, from the coding sequence ATGTATACAATCGTCGCGGGGATCGACACCGACACCGACCGCGCGAAGCGGATCGCCAACGAGATAGCCGGTCTCCCGATCGATGGGGTGCGGGCGGTCCTCGCGCACTCGTTCGGGCGAAACCCAGAGGGGGCCTCGATCGATCAGGTCGGGGCAGCGAGGCGAGCGCGGGAGCTGCTCGAAGCCGACGACGTCGAGGTGCTCTTCGAGGAACGGAGCGGCGATGCGGCCTCGGGGATCATCTCCGTGGCCGACGAGTACGACGCGGACCTGGTGTGTGTGGCCGGCCGCGAGCGAAGCCCGGCCGGCAAGGCCGTCTTCGGCAGCGTGACCCAGGAAGTCATCCTCAACACCCACCGACCGGTGCTCGTCTGCGGGAACTGA
- a CDS encoding MaoC family dehydratase yields MTGRYCGEFEVGETIEHGKRRTVSEADNQTFCDVTMNQQPLHLDADFAADTEFGERIVNGLYIGLAVGLTIPETTDGTIVANRSCDDVEHPEPVFHGDTVRVQSIVTDKRETSGGDRGVVTTHVEVFRVNDREGADGPSSDGTDGAEEPLACSFDRTVVSLKRPGDH; encoded by the coding sequence GTGACAGGGCGCTACTGCGGGGAATTCGAGGTGGGCGAGACGATCGAACACGGCAAGCGCCGGACGGTTTCGGAGGCCGACAACCAGACGTTTTGCGACGTGACGATGAACCAACAGCCGCTCCACCTCGACGCCGACTTCGCCGCCGACACCGAGTTCGGTGAGCGGATTGTCAACGGGCTTTATATAGGCCTCGCGGTCGGGTTGACGATCCCCGAGACGACCGACGGCACCATCGTCGCGAACCGCTCCTGCGACGATGTCGAGCACCCCGAGCCCGTGTTCCACGGCGACACGGTCCGCGTCCAATCGATCGTGACGGACAAACGGGAGACGAGCGGCGGCGATCGTGGCGTCGTCACGACGCACGTCGAGGTGTTCAGAGTGAACGATCGGGAGGGGGCAGACGGACCCTCGTCGGACGGGACCGACGGTGCTGAGGAGCCGCTTGCCTGTTCGTTCGATCGGACGGTGGTGTCGTTGAAGCGTCCGGGGGATCATTAG
- a CDS encoding acyl-CoA mutase large subunit family protein, producing MFGNDDLERIREQKAEWKEGTLDPFLDAGERKDRFATVSNHEVDRLYTPEDIADMDLDEDLGFPGEPPYTRGPYPTMYRGRTWTMRQFAGFGTAEETNERFHYLIDEGQTGLSTAFDMPSLMGIDSDHPMSEGEVGKEGVAVDTLRDMEILFDGIDIGEVSTSFTINPSAPVIYAMYIALADEKGVPREEIRGTLQNDMLKEFIAQKEWVIPPEPSLDVVTDTIEFAVEETPKFHPVSVSGYHIREAGATAAQEAAFTLADGFAYVEDCLDRGLEVDEFAPLLSFFFNSHNSIFEEVAKFRACRRIYARVMDEWYGAEADASKRLKFHTQTAGQSLTAQQPLNNIARVTIQALAAVMGGTQSLHTNSYDEALALPSEEAVRVALRTQQIIAEESGAADIVDPMGGSFAIEKLTNEMESEIMGYIEEIKEMGEGSVRDGVLSGIPDGYFHREIQEAAYEYQKRVDKGEEVVVGVNRYEIEEDAEPDLLHVDPETRDRQLDRLESVKQERDDEAVEASLDAIKAAIESDENVMPPIVDAVKAYATMGEIMSVFEDHYGAYQETLVMA from the coding sequence ATGTTCGGAAACGACGACCTCGAGAGGATCCGCGAGCAGAAAGCGGAGTGGAAAGAGGGAACCCTCGATCCGTTCCTCGACGCCGGCGAGCGGAAAGACCGATTTGCGACCGTCTCGAACCACGAGGTCGATCGGCTCTACACGCCGGAGGACATCGCCGATATGGACCTCGACGAGGACCTCGGGTTCCCCGGAGAGCCACCCTACACCCGGGGACCGTACCCGACGATGTACCGGGGGCGGACGTGGACGATGCGACAGTTCGCCGGGTTCGGAACCGCCGAGGAGACCAACGAGCGGTTCCACTACCTCATCGACGAGGGACAGACTGGCCTCTCGACCGCGTTCGACATGCCGAGCCTCATGGGGATCGACTCCGATCACCCGATGAGCGAGGGCGAAGTCGGCAAGGAAGGCGTCGCCGTCGACACGCTTCGGGACATGGAGATCCTCTTCGACGGGATCGACATCGGCGAGGTGTCGACCTCGTTTACGATCAACCCCTCCGCCCCCGTCATCTACGCGATGTACATCGCGTTGGCGGACGAGAAGGGCGTCCCGCGCGAGGAGATCCGCGGGACGCTGCAAAACGACATGCTCAAAGAGTTCATCGCCCAAAAGGAGTGGGTGATCCCGCCGGAACCGAGCCTCGACGTCGTCACGGACACCATCGAGTTCGCCGTCGAGGAGACGCCGAAGTTCCACCCCGTCTCGGTTTCGGGGTACCACATCAGAGAGGCCGGGGCGACCGCAGCCCAGGAGGCTGCGTTCACGCTCGCGGACGGCTTCGCCTACGTCGAGGACTGCCTCGACCGGGGCCTCGAGGTCGACGAGTTCGCGCCGCTTTTGTCGTTCTTCTTCAACTCTCACAACTCCATCTTCGAGGAGGTCGCGAAGTTCCGGGCCTGCCGCCGGATCTACGCCCGCGTGATGGACGAGTGGTACGGCGCGGAGGCGGACGCCTCCAAGCGGCTGAAGTTCCACACCCAGACCGCGGGCCAGTCGCTGACGGCCCAACAGCCGCTCAACAACATCGCCCGGGTGACCATCCAGGCGCTCGCGGCGGTGATGGGCGGCACCCAGAGCCTCCACACCAACAGCTACGACGAGGCGCTCGCACTGCCGAGCGAGGAGGCCGTCCGGGTGGCGTTGCGGACCCAACAGATCATCGCCGAGGAGTCCGGCGCGGCGGACATCGTCGACCCGATGGGCGGTTCCTTCGCCATCGAGAAGCTCACGAACGAGATGGAATCGGAGATCATGGGCTACATCGAGGAGATCAAGGAGATGGGCGAGGGCTCCGTGCGCGACGGCGTCCTCTCGGGGATCCCGGACGGCTACTTCCACCGCGAGATCCAAGAGGCCGCCTACGAGTATCAAAAACGCGTCGACAAGGGCGAAGAGGTCGTCGTCGGCGTGAACCGCTACGAGATCGAGGAGGACGCCGAGCCTGACCTGCTCCATGTCGACCCCGAGACCCGCGACCGACAGCTCGATCGGCTCGAATCGGTCAAGCAGGAGCGCGACGACGAGGCCGTCGAGGCGTCTCTCGATGCGATCAAGGCGGCGATCGAGAGCGACGAGAACGTCATGCCCCCGATCGTCGACGCCGTGAAGGCCTACGCGACGATGGGCGAGATCATGTCCGTCTTCGAGGACCACTACGGCGCCTATCAGGAGACGCTCGTGATGGCCTGA
- a CDS encoding 3-hydroxyacyl-CoA dehydrogenase family protein, which produces MTRKVDAVERVGVVGAGTMGSGIAQVSAIAGYDVVMRDIETEYVENGFETIENSLGRQVESGAITESEAEAAEARIEGTTDLEDLADCDVVVEAALEDIDVKRDIFSDLDEVMNDEAVLATNTSTLSITTIAAATERPGSVLGLHFMNPVPVMKGVEVVNGEKTDGDVLEFAHAFAEDLGKETWESDDKPGFVTNRILMPWINEGIRAFDEGVATKEDIDSGMTLGTNVPMGPLELADHIGLDICLHASETLHEELGDRYTPAYLLKRKVEAGDLGKKTGEGFYIYD; this is translated from the coding sequence ATGACACGAAAGGTAGACGCGGTCGAACGCGTCGGCGTCGTCGGTGCCGGGACGATGGGCAGCGGAATCGCACAGGTGTCCGCCATCGCGGGATACGACGTCGTGATGCGCGACATCGAGACGGAGTACGTCGAAAACGGCTTCGAGACGATCGAGAACAGTCTCGGCCGGCAGGTCGAGAGCGGGGCGATCACCGAGTCGGAGGCCGAGGCCGCCGAGGCTCGGATCGAGGGGACAACCGACCTCGAGGATCTCGCCGACTGCGACGTCGTCGTCGAGGCCGCCCTCGAGGACATCGACGTCAAACGCGACATCTTTTCGGACCTCGACGAGGTGATGAACGACGAGGCTGTCCTCGCGACCAACACGTCGACGCTGTCGATCACGACCATCGCGGCCGCGACGGAACGCCCCGGATCGGTCCTCGGTCTCCACTTCATGAACCCCGTGCCGGTGATGAAGGGCGTCGAGGTGGTCAACGGCGAGAAGACCGACGGAGACGTTCTCGAGTTCGCCCACGCCTTCGCCGAGGACCTCGGCAAGGAGACCTGGGAGTCCGACGACAAGCCCGGCTTCGTCACCAACCGCATCCTGATGCCGTGGATCAACGAGGGGATCCGCGCCTTCGACGAGGGTGTCGCCACGAAAGAAGACATCGACAGCGGCATGACGCTCGGGACGAACGTCCCGATGGGTCCCCTCGAGTTGGCCGATCACATCGGTCTCGACATCTGTCTGCACGCGAGCGAGACACTCCACGAGGAGTTGGGCGACCGCTACACCCCCGCATACCTGCTCAAACGGAAGGTCGAGGCGGGCGACCTCGGCAAAAAGACCGGCGAAGGCTTTTATATATACGACTGA
- a CDS encoding acyl-CoA dehydrogenase family protein has product MTASERSLIEETVSDFVEREVRPAAAEADATQTFPEDVWDGLAELDLTGLTVPEEYGGFDADRLTYSVVNERLARGDLSVATALSVHCLATSCIATFGTDEHRERWLPEMASGRPIGAFALSEPEAGSNPAGMATVARSEGDEYVIDGEKQWITNGKRSGVVILFAKTDPDDPDSVTQFLVPKDVDGLEVGDKEDKLGLRASDTTSLRFDGARIPASNRLTEVGEGLKSAFSILTGGRIAIASQAVGVADAALSAAVAYADEREQFGNPIADHQAIAHKLADMATDVQAARLLTRDAAERNEAGVDAMAASMAKYFASETAVDVASEAVQVHGGYGYTKDFDVERYYRDAKITTIYEGTSEIQKEVIARHLGE; this is encoded by the coding sequence ATGACCGCAAGCGAGCGCTCGCTCATCGAGGAGACGGTTTCCGACTTCGTCGAACGCGAGGTCCGCCCCGCCGCCGCCGAGGCCGACGCGACACAGACGTTCCCCGAGGACGTCTGGGACGGTCTCGCCGAGTTGGACCTGACCGGGCTCACGGTCCCCGAGGAATACGGCGGCTTCGACGCCGACCGACTGACCTACAGTGTCGTCAACGAACGACTGGCGAGGGGCGATCTCTCGGTCGCGACGGCGCTTTCGGTGCACTGTCTGGCGACGTCGTGTATCGCCACGTTCGGCACCGACGAACACAGAGAGCGGTGGCTGCCCGAGATGGCTTCGGGCCGGCCGATCGGCGCGTTCGCGCTCTCGGAGCCCGAAGCGGGGTCGAACCCCGCCGGGATGGCCACGGTCGCCCGCTCAGAGGGCGACGAGTACGTCATCGACGGCGAAAAACAGTGGATCACGAACGGGAAGCGCTCGGGCGTCGTCATCCTCTTCGCGAAGACGGACCCCGACGACCCCGACTCGGTGACGCAGTTTCTGGTCCCGAAAGACGTCGACGGCCTCGAGGTCGGCGACAAGGAGGACAAACTCGGCCTCCGGGCCAGCGACACGACGTCGTTGCGCTTCGATGGCGCCCGGATCCCGGCGTCGAACCGGCTCACCGAGGTCGGCGAGGGGCTTAAATCGGCCTTCTCGATCCTCACCGGGGGTCGGATCGCCATCGCGAGCCAGGCGGTCGGGGTCGCCGACGCTGCGCTTTCGGCCGCCGTCGCGTACGCCGACGAGCGCGAGCAGTTCGGCAACCCCATCGCTGACCACCAGGCGATCGCACACAAACTCGCCGACATGGCGACCGACGTCCAGGCCGCCCGGCTGTTGACGCGGGACGCCGCCGAGCGGAACGAGGCGGGCGTCGACGCGATGGCCGCGAGCATGGCGAAATACTTCGCCAGTGAGACCGCCGTCGACGTGGCCAGCGAGGCCGTCCAGGTCCACGGCGGCTACGGCTACACGAAGGACTTCGACGTCGAGCGCTACTACCGGGACGCGAAGATCACGACCATCTACGAGGGTACCTCGGAGATTCAAAAGGAAGTCATCGCACGACACCTCGGGGAGTGA
- a CDS encoding IclR family transcriptional regulator, whose amino-acid sequence MSDPKNRSVTRALRIVDALSKRDGVGVSELAEAVALPVSTVHDYLQALRSTGHVVKEGSDYRISTRFLEIGHRGRRRREIYTAAAEELPAAAEETGEQATLIVEEGGDGVLLAVAEGEGAVDLPAYPGARVPLYANAGGKAILAHVDSERLETLLDEQAFEPITKRTVTDPDVLREQLGDVRERGHAVDRGERIAGFVCVAVPVLDRGDTVRGAICVCGPESRMGEERREAILSTIRRVANITQVNMDYV is encoded by the coding sequence ATGTCAGATCCGAAGAACCGATCCGTGACGCGTGCACTTCGGATCGTCGACGCCCTCTCGAAGCGCGATGGGGTCGGCGTCTCCGAGCTCGCCGAGGCCGTGGCGTTGCCGGTCAGTACGGTCCACGACTACCTGCAGGCGCTCCGCTCGACCGGTCACGTCGTCAAGGAGGGCAGCGACTACCGGATCTCGACGCGCTTTTTAGAGATCGGCCACCGGGGGCGTCGGCGGCGCGAAATCTACACGGCGGCCGCCGAGGAGCTGCCTGCCGCAGCCGAGGAGACCGGCGAACAGGCGACACTGATCGTCGAGGAGGGCGGCGACGGCGTGCTGTTGGCAGTCGCGGAGGGTGAGGGGGCCGTCGACCTGCCCGCCTACCCCGGCGCCCGGGTGCCGCTGTACGCGAACGCCGGCGGAAAGGCGATCCTCGCACACGTCGATTCCGAGCGCCTCGAAACGCTGCTCGACGAGCAGGCCTTCGAGCCGATCACGAAGCGGACCGTGACCGACCCGGACGTCCTCCGCGAGCAACTCGGGGACGTCCGCGAGCGTGGCCATGCGGTCGACCGCGGCGAGCGGATCGCGGGGTTCGTCTGCGTCGCCGTCCCGGTCCTCGACCGGGGGGACACCGTTCGGGGGGCGATCTGCGTCTGTGGTCCCGAGAGCCGGATGGGCGAGGAGCGCCGCGAGGCGATCCTCTCGACGATCCGGCGGGTCGCGAACATCACGCAGGTAAACATGGACTACGTGTAA